The following are encoded together in the Leuconostoc mesenteroides subsp. mesenteroides ATCC 8293 genome:
- a CDS encoding lipopolysaccharide biosynthesis protein gives MINKILKNTVFRDTILITIASLSSKFIGFVLLPVYTHALTPTQFGLGDLIFSISSLLVPLVSLSSFDAIFRYMLKDDNVIDKKSLVSSVTFISIVGSTLLFVIVSFINLNNINGLKIWLCISVVMGIFNSLLQAYTKGTRQNKYLASSGILGSIVTAISAVVTLKLFDLSLNGYFLTLCIGTFCSNFYLFFRTGITKELSYKYVNVTTLKKTLVYSMPLIPNAISWWITSDISRLFIYSLIGSFGNGMFAVASKIPSLLNMFFGIFNQAWQITAITKIDGDETGTEYLLSSIYRTMQFTFVMAGLLVILIPEIYQIIAPMTYFSSWKIVPPLLFGAIMSMVAGQMGTYFLTKEKTKIILITTIIGMILNMVLGYLLTLSLGLFGSAITSGISFLIVSVLRFILLIKMENRILKLNIPWIAVLLFVFSLFIVYSLDFSWILLIVYLFLVILYYIYIFKPLIFKKNNDKSL, from the coding sequence ATGATTAATAAAATATTAAAAAATACAGTATTTAGAGATACCATTTTAATAACAATTGCTTCATTGAGCTCAAAATTTATAGGGTTTGTTCTTTTACCAGTTTATACCCATGCTTTGACACCAACCCAATTTGGGTTAGGGGATTTGATTTTTTCCATATCATCTTTGTTAGTTCCACTTGTTAGTTTGAGTAGTTTTGATGCAATATTTAGATACATGTTAAAAGATGATAATGTGATTGACAAAAAAAGTTTGGTATCATCTGTTACATTTATATCAATTGTTGGTTCTACTTTATTATTTGTAATAGTTAGTTTTATTAACTTAAACAATATAAATGGATTAAAAATTTGGTTATGTATATCTGTTGTTATGGGAATATTCAACTCATTATTACAAGCCTATACTAAAGGAACAAGGCAAAACAAATATTTAGCATCTTCGGGTATTTTAGGATCGATTGTTACTGCAATATCAGCAGTAGTTACATTAAAGCTGTTCGACTTATCTTTGAATGGATATTTTCTTACATTGTGTATAGGAACATTCTGTAGTAATTTTTATCTCTTTTTTCGAACAGGTATTACCAAAGAATTATCTTATAAATATGTTAATGTTACTACTTTAAAAAAAACACTGGTGTATTCTATGCCTTTAATACCAAATGCTATCTCTTGGTGGATAACATCTGATATTAGCAGGTTGTTCATTTATTCTTTGATTGGTTCATTTGGTAATGGTATGTTTGCTGTTGCTTCTAAAATACCTTCACTTTTAAATATGTTTTTTGGAATATTTAATCAAGCATGGCAAATTACTGCTATCACTAAAATAGATGGGGATGAAACTGGAACTGAATACCTATTATCATCCATATACAGAACTATGCAATTTACATTTGTAATGGCTGGACTTCTAGTTATATTAATTCCTGAAATTTATCAAATAATTGCACCAATGACCTACTTCAGTAGCTGGAAAATTGTTCCACCATTATTATTCGGCGCTATTATGTCTATGGTAGCAGGACAGATGGGGACGTATTTTTTAACTAAAGAAAAAACAAAAATAATTCTTATAACTACTATAATTGGTATGATTCTTAATATGGTATTAGGTTACTTATTAACACTATCATTAGGTTTATTTGGATCCGCAATAACATCAGGGATTTCTTTCTTGATAGTTTCTGTATTACGGTTTATCCTTCTTATTAAGATGGAAAATAGGATTTTGAAATTAAATATTCCATGGATTGCAGTATTGTTATTTGTATTTTCATTGTTTATTGTGTATTCACTTGATTTCTCGTGGATATTGTTAATAGTTTATCTTTTTTTAGTAATATTATATTACATATATATTTTTAAGCCTTTAATATTCAAAAAAAATAATGACAAGAGTCTGTAA
- a CDS encoding glycosyltransferase family 2 protein: MKDYGKVSVITPVYNGENYINDFLEHINKQEYVNFEWIIIDDGSVDDTARIINFYIKNKHMDNVKLFIKNNGGVSSARNLGLKHASGDYIMFADIDDTPHSNFISTYVEKINTSGADIAIFSINLTNESDDEVGKQLYKTEKISKMNAIERLIGQLSYGYLFSTISKARLWNNQRLDEQLYFLEDEEILLRVLLQSKNVYYSSITCYDYVQRENSVVHNLNINDYKNAYQSALAMKRDLLKSNYPEAENLGNVRILGTLIPLIVLNWQNGNDTIAENLISEYLALYLGARIPLKKRVKRFMQKFLFRFRCKYLVLYIYRNVKF, translated from the coding sequence ATGAAGGACTATGGGAAAGTATCTGTAATTACGCCAGTGTACAATGGTGAAAACTACATTAATGACTTTTTAGAGCATATTAATAAACAAGAATACGTTAATTTTGAGTGGATTATTATTGATGACGGCAGTGTCGACGATACAGCCAGAATAATTAATTTCTATATTAAAAACAAACATATGGATAATGTCAAATTATTTATTAAAAATAATGGTGGGGTATCTAGCGCCAGAAATTTAGGATTAAAACATGCGTCAGGTGATTATATAATGTTTGCTGACATAGATGATACCCCACATAGTAATTTTATTAGCACATATGTAGAAAAAATTAATACCAGTGGTGCAGATATAGCTATTTTTAGTATTAATTTAACCAACGAGAGTGATGATGAAGTAGGAAAGCAACTTTATAAAACAGAAAAAATTTCAAAAATGAATGCAATAGAACGTCTTATAGGACAGCTCAGTTATGGATATTTATTTAGTACTATTAGTAAAGCAAGATTGTGGAATAACCAGAGATTAGATGAGCAACTTTATTTTTTAGAAGATGAAGAAATATTATTGAGAGTACTATTACAATCAAAAAATGTATACTATTCATCTATAACTTGCTATGATTATGTTCAGCGAGAAAATTCAGTGGTCCACAATTTGAATATTAATGACTATAAAAACGCGTATCAAAGTGCTTTAGCTATGAAAAGAGACTTGTTAAAATCTAATTATCCCGAGGCCGAAAATCTTGGGAATGTTAGAATATTAGGCACTTTGATACCATTGATTGTTTTAAATTGGCAAAATGGAAATGATACAATAGCCGAAAATTTGATTTCTGAATACTTAGCACTTTATTTAGGTGCCAGAATACCTCTGAAAAAAAGAGTTAAGAGATTTATGCAAAAATTCTTATTTCGGTTCCGTTGTAAGTATTTAGTTTTATATATATACAGAAATGTTAAGTTTTAA
- a CDS encoding glycosyltransferase, with protein sequence MSDVPKILIVSAAANMIQQFNRRNILILKDLGYDVHVATNFVNYGSMSSGENEKLKMWLTEQDVTMHQVNFMRGMGNPKTNWLVYKDLCAIIKQNGISIIHAHSPIGGVIGRLAAKREHIKSIYTAHGFHFFKGSPFKNWLLFYPLEWTLSFITDTLIVINKEDLQVTKKFHAKKVQYVPGVGVDVKSALAVPDIEKEKIRCHKREELNLSDEDIVILSVGELSKRKNHQVILRAIAKLNNPKIKLLIAGVGPLENQLRDLSRNLKVDKQLRLLGYRNDLKELHYACDINVFPSLQEGLALGGLESVIDGLYILGADIRGIKDYIIENKSGNLFSPTDVDNLSSLINKYTNNYFRVDAKKYGNFLMKFDCNRVDMKMKKIYSKYKE encoded by the coding sequence ATGAGTGATGTTCCTAAGATTTTGATTGTATCAGCTGCTGCTAACATGATACAACAATTTAATCGCAGAAATATTTTAATTTTAAAAGACTTAGGATACGATGTTCATGTTGCTACTAATTTTGTTAACTATGGGTCAATGTCATCTGGGGAAAATGAAAAATTAAAAATGTGGTTGACTGAGCAAGATGTAACTATGCATCAGGTCAACTTTATGCGAGGCATGGGTAATCCCAAAACTAACTGGCTCGTATATAAAGACTTATGTGCCATTATTAAACAAAATGGAATTAGTATTATTCATGCACATTCTCCTATAGGTGGTGTGATTGGAAGATTAGCTGCTAAAAGAGAACATATTAAATCCATATATACTGCTCATGGTTTTCATTTTTTCAAAGGGTCTCCATTTAAAAATTGGTTGTTATTTTATCCATTAGAATGGACATTATCTTTTATAACTGACACATTGATTGTTATAAACAAAGAAGATTTACAAGTAACAAAAAAATTTCATGCCAAGAAAGTTCAATATGTGCCTGGTGTGGGAGTTGATGTGAAGAGTGCTTTGGCTGTTCCTGATATTGAAAAAGAAAAGATTAGATGTCACAAAAGAGAAGAGTTGAACTTATCAGACGAAGATATTGTTATTTTATCTGTTGGAGAATTGAGCAAGCGTAAAAACCACCAAGTAATTCTGAGAGCGATTGCTAAGTTAAATAATCCTAAAATAAAATTATTGATTGCGGGGGTGGGACCGTTGGAAAATCAGTTAAGAGATTTGTCTAGAAATTTGAAAGTTGATAAGCAGTTGAGGCTACTAGGATATCGTAATGATTTAAAAGAACTACACTATGCGTGTGATATTAATGTTTTTCCATCTCTTCAGGAAGGGCTGGCTCTTGGCGGTTTAGAATCAGTAATTGATGGGCTATATATTCTTGGTGCGGATATTCGTGGTATAAAAGACTATATTATTGAAAACAAATCAGGAAACTTGTTTTCTCCTACTGATGTAGATAATTTGTCTAGTTTAATTAACAAATATACCAATAATTATTTTAGAGTAGATGCAAAAAAATATGGTAACTTTCTAATGAAGTTTGACTGTAATCGTGTAGATATGAAAATGAAGAAAATATATTCAAAGTATAAGGAATGA
- a CDS encoding sugar transferase — translation MFYRKFVKRLLDLLLAISMLIILLIPLAIVGMIIKLTSKGPILFMQERYGINSEPFMLYKFRSMTNEAPIKANSEFNDITSYITPFGMFIRKTSIDELPQLWNVLKGDMSIVGPRALASTDRLVLDLRKQNGADKVRPGITGLAQINGRNNITDTEKANYDAKYVKNVSCKHDFMILVVTFFSVVKREGIFKDE, via the coding sequence TTGTTTTATAGAAAATTTGTTAAACGATTGCTCGATTTATTGCTAGCAATCTCCATGTTAATCATCTTATTAATTCCACTAGCTATTGTTGGAATGATTATTAAACTGACTTCGAAGGGGCCAATTCTTTTCATGCAAGAACGCTATGGTATAAATTCAGAGCCGTTCATGTTATACAAATTTCGATCAATGACAAATGAGGCACCTATTAAGGCTAACTCCGAATTTAACGATATTACTAGTTATATAACACCATTTGGCATGTTTATTCGGAAAACTTCAATTGATGAATTACCACAATTATGGAATGTTTTAAAAGGTGATATGAGTATCGTTGGACCAAGGGCGCTGGCTTCAACAGATCGACTGGTATTAGATTTGAGAAAACAGAATGGCGCAGATAAAGTGCGTCCAGGAATTACTGGATTGGCGCAAATTAATGGTAGAAACAATATAACAGATACTGAAAAGGCAAATTATGATGCTAAGTATGTCAAAAACGTCTCATGTAAGCATGATTTTATGATTTTGGTAGTAACTTTTTTTTCTGTGGTTAAAAGGGAAGGTATATTTAAAGATGAGTGA
- a CDS encoding EpsG family protein, whose product MLFLIIWIFNLCTVLLFKKIKWIGLISILLSVLFIAYIPIDTVQDTRIYYSSYYSDSGGFELGYSYISHWFLIHGFSFLQFKIIVGGIALLLIGYSVQHYIQNISLFVVLWLPFPFLIDVIQFRNFLMFSLVLYSSIYLTRHNLFLKSYGIFLLYMATLFHSGAWIFFIVIPVSFIKVSKVVKFVPMLLCVSWVAGLLLYFTSLSTKVIDFLSKYSVSLTNREVLVNRVGGIYVPRFWQIFMFWIAITLFVIVINNIVSLESRQTKNSEKIFPLLLFSLVGLLVIPLITLQWDYTRIMRNAFVFSEILYIWNLEQKNVSLEETNQPGISISTLLFTISYVIQLTIIYYPSEIEHIYRIINMN is encoded by the coding sequence ATGTTATTTTTAATCATTTGGATTTTTAATTTATGTACCGTGCTACTTTTTAAGAAGATTAAGTGGATAGGGCTTATAAGTATCTTGTTATCTGTTTTATTCATTGCATATATTCCCATCGATACAGTTCAAGATACAAGGATATACTACTCTTCCTACTATAGTGATTCTGGAGGATTTGAGTTAGGATACTCTTATATAAGCCACTGGTTTTTAATTCATGGTTTTTCATTTCTACAATTTAAAATTATCGTTGGTGGTATAGCTTTACTACTAATAGGATACAGTGTTCAGCATTATATTCAAAATATAAGTTTATTTGTAGTTTTATGGTTACCATTTCCTTTCTTAATAGATGTTATACAGTTTAGAAATTTTCTTATGTTTAGTTTAGTACTGTATTCTTCAATTTATCTTACTAGACATAATCTTTTTTTAAAAAGTTATGGAATTTTTCTTCTCTATATGGCAACTCTTTTTCACTCAGGAGCATGGATTTTCTTTATTGTGATACCTGTGTCTTTTATTAAGGTATCAAAGGTTGTTAAGTTTGTGCCCATGTTGCTATGTGTCAGCTGGGTAGCGGGTCTGCTCCTCTATTTCACTTCGTTGTCTACTAAAGTAATTGATTTTCTTTCTAAGTATAGTGTTAGTTTAACTAATCGTGAAGTTCTTGTGAATAGAGTCGGTGGAATTTATGTTCCACGATTTTGGCAAATTTTCATGTTTTGGATTGCAATTACATTATTTGTTATAGTTATAAACAACATCGTTTCCCTTGAATCGAGACAAACGAAAAATTCAGAGAAAATATTTCCTTTATTGCTGTTTTCGCTAGTTGGGTTGCTGGTTATTCCTCTGATAACTTTACAGTGGGATTACACACGAATTATGAGAAATGCTTTTGTTTTTTCTGAAATATTATATATTTGGAATTTAGAACAGAAAAATGTAAGTTTAGAAGAAACTAATCAACCAGGTATTTCTATAAGTACATTATTGTTTACTATTTCTTATGTTATTCAGTTGACAATAATATACTATCCATCAGAAATAGAGCACATATATAGAATCATTAATATGAATTAA
- a CDS encoding SP_1767 family glycosyltransferase, which translates to MNLYKSLRRELRTPRYWFHYKQSVDLGPTIEVVNLIESMNIIKQGVSVSRFGDGEFRILTQHGEAIGFQSHDSYLSVKLEKVLNEPKNNHVVALPGPLSRSLFEMNCDARSFWIGALSDDGKLWKEAMNPDVWNNKKAVNTQVTRPYMDYFKINHFKNIAGTVFHEFKEIWKGKHVLIVEGDKTNFGDGNDLLFGAEKVSKLIVPSKNAFSKYEQILTVTKDIISNCDKKNLVVLLAIGPTATVLSYDLANRGAQILDVGHLDVEYQWYLLNAKKKIALNNKAVNEVNDINYDNITVDNQFEIVGRIE; encoded by the coding sequence ATGAATCTATATAAATCTTTACGAAGAGAGTTAAGAACTCCGAGGTATTGGTTCCATTATAAACAATCTGTAGATTTAGGACCTACTATTGAAGTTGTGAATTTAATTGAAAGTATGAATATTATCAAACAAGGTGTTTCTGTGAGTAGATTTGGAGATGGTGAATTCCGTATCTTAACACAACATGGTGAAGCAATTGGTTTCCAAAGCCATGATTCATATCTTTCAGTAAAGTTAGAAAAGGTGTTGAATGAGCCCAAAAATAATCATGTTGTAGCCCTTCCTGGGCCACTGTCCAGATCTCTGTTTGAAATGAATTGTGATGCTCGTTCTTTTTGGATTGGCGCATTGTCAGATGATGGTAAATTGTGGAAAGAAGCTATGAATCCAGATGTTTGGAATAATAAAAAAGCAGTAAATACTCAAGTTACGAGGCCTTATATGGATTATTTTAAAATTAATCATTTTAAAAATATAGCTGGCACAGTTTTTCATGAATTTAAGGAGATTTGGAAAGGTAAACATGTATTAATAGTTGAAGGAGATAAAACTAACTTTGGAGATGGAAATGACTTATTATTTGGTGCAGAGAAAGTATCTAAACTTATAGTCCCTAGTAAAAATGCTTTTAGCAAGTATGAACAAATATTGACTGTAACTAAAGATATCATATCTAATTGTGATAAGAAAAATTTAGTAGTATTGTTAGCAATTGGTCCCACAGCAACAGTGTTATCTTATGATTTAGCAAATAGAGGAGCTCAAATTTTAGATGTAGGACACTTGGATGTAGAGTATCAATGGTATCTTTTAAATGCTAAAAAGAAAATAGCCCTTAATAATAAAGCGGTAAATGAAGTAAACGACATTAATTATGATAATATTACAGTTGACAATCAATTTGAAATAGTAGGACGTATAGAATGA
- a CDS encoding polysaccharide pyruvyl transferase family protein, with translation MKKQEKIVFAFRKWNLRLDQNFSRKNQKKIFWIMMVPSYDNLGDQAITEHTIKFLKKNFPEYGIREVSELTKDWQYRYLKNKMKSNDIIILPGGGNFGDIWPVTEEIRQKIVTIFMGKKIISFPQSYSFSDKKSDILRDANSIYTRAVDFFSFRDSISYKKFEEHFLNKSILTPDIVMDSFSQYIDSNIDKKFDILTILRDDQERAANSNRIKSIIKIASQRWNISNTDTKPLNTSFVNRRNRSFLLDEKSKQIKQAKLVITDRLHGLILARAQGIPVILFNNADGKIVNLYNTWLKDDEGILIGDQFDTSQIYDWAKRNMGKTIAPINMEANFTDLIRNIEKVFHD, from the coding sequence ATGAAAAAACAAGAAAAAATAGTTTTCGCTTTTAGAAAGTGGAACTTACGATTAGATCAAAATTTTAGTAGAAAAAACCAGAAAAAAATATTTTGGATTATGATGGTACCATCATATGACAATTTAGGTGACCAAGCGATAACTGAACACACAATAAAATTTTTGAAGAAAAATTTTCCAGAATATGGCATAAGAGAAGTAAGTGAACTTACTAAAGACTGGCAATATAGATATCTAAAAAATAAAATGAAATCTAACGATATTATTATCTTACCTGGTGGTGGTAATTTCGGTGATATTTGGCCAGTTACAGAAGAAATAAGACAAAAAATAGTAACTATTTTTATGGGTAAAAAGATAATTTCATTTCCACAATCTTATTCTTTTTCGGACAAGAAAAGTGATATTTTAAGAGATGCTAATAGCATCTACACGAGAGCCGTTGATTTTTTTTCTTTCCGAGACAGCATATCTTACAAAAAATTTGAAGAACATTTTCTAAATAAATCTATTTTAACTCCAGATATTGTCATGGATTCTTTTAGCCAATATATTGATTCTAATATCGACAAAAAGTTTGATATACTAACAATTCTTCGAGATGACCAGGAAAGAGCAGCAAATAGTAACAGAATAAAGAGTATTATCAAAATTGCTTCTCAGAGATGGAATATTAGTAATACAGATACGAAACCATTAAATACATCTTTTGTAAATAGAAGAAATCGTTCATTTTTGTTAGATGAAAAAAGCAAGCAAATCAAACAGGCTAAATTAGTAATTACTGATAGACTGCATGGCCTTATTCTTGCGAGAGCTCAAGGTATACCGGTTATCTTATTTAACAACGCAGACGGTAAGATTGTTAATTTATATAATACATGGTTAAAAGATGATGAGGGTATATTGATTGGGGACCAATTTGATACTTCGCAAATATATGATTGGGCAAAGAGAAATATGGGAAAAACAATTGCACCGATAAATATGGAAGCGAATTTCACGGACTTAATACGAAATATTGAGAAAGTATTCCATGATTAA
- a CDS encoding DUF6625 family protein produces the protein MKIGLVCAYFGRFPSYFPLFLLSAKHNPNFDFYIYTDNQGPWDVPQNVSIIQCHFSDIKKKIQNLFDFSVNLETPYKLTDYKPLYGQLFQETLKSYSHWGYFDIDTVLGDLSLFASNEDLHTFDRIGSRGHLSIFKNSTKNIFAYKDFPIGKSFTYKEAFSTNIPCHFDEMWGINNIYRNGNYTYKDEVERNSVKYFDASPKAYPLVSVDNHGFQDNPANFTWKQGRLVEWGVSKNMEISYLHLQKRKMTFFMENLGSESFLIDQSSIIQQEVEWTSIEDNLMMQHKNWPDGNIHHLCKYYLTTILSGEQLVKLKLKVKK, from the coding sequence ATGAAAATTGGTTTGGTGTGTGCTTACTTTGGAAGGTTTCCTAGTTATTTTCCTCTTTTTTTATTATCTGCGAAACACAATCCTAATTTTGATTTTTATATCTACACTGATAATCAAGGGCCGTGGGATGTTCCACAAAATGTTAGCATTATACAGTGCCATTTTTCTGATATCAAAAAGAAAATTCAGAATTTATTTGATTTTTCAGTAAATTTGGAAACGCCATATAAATTGACAGATTATAAACCATTATACGGACAACTTTTTCAAGAAACATTAAAATCATATAGTCATTGGGGCTATTTTGATATTGACACGGTATTAGGAGACTTATCATTATTTGCTTCGAATGAAGACCTACACACTTTTGATAGGATAGGTAGTCGAGGCCACTTATCTATTTTTAAAAACTCTACGAAAAATATTTTTGCCTATAAAGACTTTCCTATAGGAAAATCTTTTACTTATAAAGAAGCGTTTTCAACAAATATACCTTGTCATTTTGATGAAATGTGGGGAATTAATAATATATATAGGAACGGGAACTATACGTATAAAGATGAGGTAGAGAGAAATAGTGTTAAGTATTTTGATGCCTCTCCTAAAGCGTATCCACTGGTGTCAGTAGATAATCATGGTTTTCAAGATAACCCCGCTAACTTTACTTGGAAACAAGGAAGACTTGTAGAGTGGGGTGTAAGCAAAAATATGGAAATCAGTTATTTACATTTACAAAAACGTAAAATGACTTTTTTTATGGAAAATCTAGGTAGTGAGTCGTTTTTAATCGATCAATCTAGCATTATTCAACAAGAAGTTGAGTGGACGAGTATAGAAGATAATTTGATGATGCAGCATAAAAACTGGCCAGACGGAAATATTCATCATTTATGTAAGTATTATTTAACTACTATATTGTCAGGCGAACAATTAGTAAAGCTAAAGTTGAAAGTGAAAAAATGA
- a CDS encoding CpsD/CapB family tyrosine-protein kinase, with protein MSFFNKGRAVGKDGLSVETMTKGARLITAAEPKNPVSEQFRTLRTNIEFASVAKGEIKTLLISSALPSEGKSTVTANLAVAYAQQGKKVLLVDSDLRRPTVAVTFGLNKNASGLTNYLGDSEKEVGSIIHRTSMDNLNVMPSGPIPPNPAELLGSGRMTNLITQLKTHYDMIIFDVPPFLMVTDAQVLMSKMDGVAIVVNGGKTNRGAIQRTHEILKIAEAPVLGFIYNDQSRKKKGSAGYGYGYGYGETKA; from the coding sequence ATGAGTTTTTTTAATAAAGGACGAGCTGTTGGTAAAGATGGGCTGTCCGTTGAGACAATGACCAAAGGCGCTCGCTTAATTACCGCAGCAGAACCAAAAAATCCTGTGTCAGAACAATTCCGTACTTTACGTACGAATATCGAATTCGCCTCAGTAGCAAAAGGCGAAATCAAAACGTTATTGATTTCTTCAGCGTTGCCTTCAGAAGGTAAGTCAACGGTCACAGCTAACCTAGCTGTTGCCTACGCACAACAAGGAAAAAAGGTATTATTAGTTGATTCTGACTTACGCCGTCCTACAGTGGCTGTGACATTTGGATTAAATAAAAATGCCAGCGGGTTAACGAATTATCTTGGCGATTCAGAGAAAGAGGTTGGATCAATTATTCATCGCACGTCTATGGATAACCTCAACGTCATGCCGTCAGGACCAATACCACCTAACCCAGCGGAACTCTTGGGGTCAGGTCGTATGACAAACTTAATTACCCAGTTGAAAACACACTACGATATGATTATTTTTGATGTTCCGCCATTCCTGATGGTCACAGATGCACAAGTGTTGATGTCAAAAATGGATGGTGTGGCTATTGTTGTTAATGGTGGAAAGACAAATAGAGGAGCCATACAGCGAACACACGAAATTTTAAAAATTGCTGAAGCACCAGTACTTGGATTTATTTATAACGATCAGAGTCGTAAGAAGAAGGGCAGTGCTGGTTATGGTTACGGCTACGGTTATGGAGAAACCAAGGCTTAA
- a CDS encoding glycosyltransferase: MIIDRPFLTIVVPVYNVEKYIGSLLACLFDQTNSNFEIIFVDDGSTDRSLEIVRQNLPTIRKKVSAKLVKQKNEGLSSARNSGAAVATGTYIFFLDSDDVIAENFVEMINYFCDYYDNPDTLIFDYESINEFGENIESFYGHGDIYQKKDLLNNDEVLLSLSKDEVPTTAWSFVTKRSIIVKNDISFSIGKKFEDTNYTPKVFYFSEGIAPIDLPLYKYRQRPGSIMTENISDYESDAVFVIEDLFAFYKLHPKKSLGAVVGRSVITTLSSFLNSKIIFNALQPIRNSVKSDYLDAENVYIKRLKMYIFKNYFGYKIYSLLKR; this comes from the coding sequence ATGATAATAGATAGACCCTTTTTAACAATAGTGGTTCCTGTATATAATGTTGAAAAGTATATTGGAAGTTTGCTTGCTTGCTTGTTTGATCAAACTAATTCAAATTTTGAAATTATATTTGTGGATGATGGATCAACAGATAGGAGTTTAGAAATTGTAAGGCAAAATTTACCAACTATTCGAAAAAAAGTATCGGCAAAGTTAGTGAAACAGAAAAATGAGGGGTTATCTTCTGCAAGAAATAGTGGGGCCGCAGTAGCGACTGGAACATACATTTTCTTTTTGGACTCAGATGATGTGATAGCAGAAAACTTTGTTGAGATGATAAATTACTTTTGTGACTATTACGATAATCCCGATACCCTTATTTTTGATTATGAAAGTATTAATGAATTTGGTGAGAATATAGAAAGTTTCTATGGGCATGGTGATATTTATCAAAAAAAAGATTTACTAAATAATGATGAGGTTTTACTTTCTTTATCAAAAGATGAAGTACCTACAACAGCATGGTCTTTCGTAACCAAACGTTCCATAATTGTTAAGAATGATATTTCTTTTTCAATAGGAAAAAAATTTGAAGATACAAATTATACACCTAAAGTTTTTTATTTCAGTGAAGGGATTGCTCCTATTGATTTACCTCTTTATAAATACAGACAACGACCTGGTTCTATAATGACTGAAAATATAAGCGATTATGAATCAGATGCAGTTTTTGTGATCGAAGACCTTTTTGCGTTTTATAAACTTCATCCTAAGAAAAGTTTGGGAGCAGTAGTAGGTAGGTCCGTAATTACAACATTAAGTTCATTTTTGAATTCCAAAATCATATTTAATGCTCTTCAGCCTATTAGGAACAGTGTTAAAAGTGACTACCTTGATGCAGAAAATGTCTACATAAAACGACTCAAAATGTATATTTTTAAGAATTATTTTGGATATAAAATTTATAGCCTTTTAAAAAGATAG